The Winogradskyella schleiferi genome contains the following window.
TTGAGGCATCGACAACAGCTTTGTAATGTGGTTGTGCATTATCCAACAACCCTTTCTTATAATATAATTCCGCTAAATAAAAATGCGCTTTTTGATTGTGAAGCCCTTTTGGGAATTCATTCAAATACTTGTTAAACTGACGAATAGCCTTATCGGTTTCGTTATCTAAATATGGTTTTTCTGCGGCTAAATAAGTAGCATTGTCTAAATCTACATCTGTAACCTCAACATAATCCAAAGTTCTTACCCAATTAGCGTATTCATCCACACGACCTAAATCGATATAAATTAAACGAACCGTTGAAACTGCTTGAACCGCTTCGCCAGAGCCTGGAAAATCAGTTGCTACTTTTTTGAACTTGCTCAAAGCACGCTCATTATCGTTTCCATTGTAATACACCAGACCTTGTCTCAATAAAGCTTTTGAGGTAAATGCACTTGTTCTATATTCCGAATTTAAACGGTCATACATTTGCATGGCTTTGTCCGAGTCGCCCGATTTTACATAAGAATTTGCCAATTCGTACATGGCATCGTCTCGTAAAGCTGATTTTGGATAGTCGTTGATAAAGGATTTCAATTCTGAAATTTTATTAGACCCTTTTCCTAAGTAGCCTTGACTCATTGCTTTTTGAAAAGCCGCATAATCGGTTTCAATCTCATTAATTTGAATGGCTTTGTTATACGCGTCTATAGCATCATTATAGTTACTCGACACAAAATAACCATCTGCTAATCTTAAATAAGCATCGTTTTGGCGCAGTTTATCATTTGATTTATTTTGAATGAATTTTTCAAAATAATTAGTGGCATTGGTATAATCTTTCAACTTAAAATAGGTGTAAGCCAAATTGTAATTCAGATTTTCAATTTCTGGTAAGCTTGACGCTTCGTCCATGCCTGAAAATTGTTTAAACCCAATCAGTGCCTCATTATAATTGGTTAAATTATAGTCCGTTTCCGCTTTCCAAAATGTTGCTTTCGCTACAAATTTTGGGTCTCTTGGTTCTTTTAATGAGCCGTTAAATAAATCCAAGGCTTCGTTGTACTTGTTTTCGTTATACAATTCCACAGCTCTAAAAAAGGCAACTTTTTGGTAAGCCGCTTTATGTTCAAAACTATTTTTGCCTTTTAATAATTCTAAGGCTTCCTTATAGTTTTTAGACGTAATGTAAGAATCTATTAATAAGGTTTCCACTTCACCTTTAAAACCAGAATCCGGATATTGGTTTAAATAACTCGTTAAAACCTGTGGAACGGATTGGTATGGATTCCCGATTTCGTAACTGATTTTTGCATAATTTAACCAAGCATCTTCCTGGATTTTTAAATCGAAATCCATTTGCGATGCATTTCTAAACGCATTTAAAGCTTCCTGCTTTTTGTCTAAATTGATGTAGCTTTCCCCTAAATGGTAATAGGCATTTTGGGCTACTGAATTTTTTCCATCTATAATTTTATTGAATTCAGATATGGCACTTTCAAAATCATTTTGTTTGTAATAGGCATAACCCAATTGGTAATAATCGGTATTGTTCCATTTTCGATTTTTACCTTGGTAGGCCTTTAAATAAGGAATCGCTTCGGCATATTTTTCAAGATTGAAATAACTTTCACCTATAATCTTTGACAATTCAGACTCTTCAACACCTCTGACATTTGGTAATTGCTCTTCTGCCAGTTCAATAGCTTTTTCAAACTTTCCTAATTTGAAATTTAGGTCGGCTTGGTAATAAGATAATTTCTCTTTGTACTTTTCGTTATCGCTAACTTGGTCAAAATACGCGTTCGCTTTATCGTAATCATCGCCTTGATAAGCTAAAAAACCTATGTAATATTTGGCCTGTGAGCCGTATTCTTTTGAATTTATAACACGATTTAAATATTTAGTGGCTTTCTTTTCGTCTTTAGTAGAATACAACGCATAGCCATAATTAAAGTTGAAACGTTCTTTTTCGGAACGCGCTATGCTCCTTTCATCTACTCTTTCGTACCATTTGCGTGCATAGGCATATTTTCCATTTTCGAAATAGTAATTGGCTACATCTAAAAAAGCCGTGTTTCGCTTGGTACTCGTTGGGTAGTCTTCTACAAATTCCGTTACTAAATCGTCTGCATTATTTTGATTTAATCGCACCGCACAATTGGCGATGTAGTAGGCGCAATCAGATTTAATGGTAACGTCATTGGTCTCGTCCTTAATGTCGTCGAACAAAGACTGGGCTGCTTTGTACTGTTTATTATTATATAAAGTTAGTGCCTTTTGGTAGTCTTGTAAATCGCTAGTGTAGACGGCAGATTTTTGCGCCATTCCCAGCGCAGAAACGACTAGAAAAACGATGATTAACTGTTTTTTGAGTAACATCATTGTTATAAATTTAATTGATGAAATTATTTCGGTGCAAATATAATTATATCCAAAATCTATAACGTTAGAAATTGGTTATAATTATACACGAAGTTATTAAAAGGAGTTGGTAGTGTTCAGTCCTCAGTCTTCAGTAAAAAGTATAAAATGGAAAGTTTCATTTATCTTATTTGCATTTATCCTTTGTGCACCTTTGTGACTTCTTTGTGTGGCTTTGAGTTATAGTATTTAGATAGCCTAGATATTTTAGTATTTGGTATTCAGCGTTCAGTAGTTTTAGTCTTAACGGAAAACATTATTAATTTTTCACTTTTAATTCTTAATTTTTCATTTAAGTCCTATTTTTACATTGAATAACAAAGCATAGATTTTGAACAGAATAAATCAAAAATTACAAGAGGATAAAAAATTGTTGTCCATTTATTTTACGGCAGGTTATCCCAATATCAATGACACAACCACCATAATTAAAGGTCTTGAAAAAAATGGTGTGGACATGATTGAAATCGGGTTACCTTTTAGCGATCCTTTGGCTGATGGGCCAACCATTCAAGAAAGCTCTACACAAGCTTTAAAAAACGGCATGACAAGCGACTTGTTGTTTGAACAACTCAAAGACATTCGGGAATCGGTTTCTATTCCATTAATTATTATGGGTTATTTTAATCCGATGTTACAATATGGTGTTGAAGCCTTTTGTAAAAAATGCGAAGAGGTAGGTATTGATGGATTGATCATTCCTGATTTGCCAGTGGATGTTTATAATGATGACTATAAGGCAATTTTTGAAAAGCACGGCTTAATCAATGTATTTTTGATTACACCACAAACCTCAGATGAGCGTATTGGATACATCGATTCGGTATCCAATGGATTTATCTATATGGTAAGCTCGGCAAGTGTCACGGGAGGTAGTTCTGGTTTTGGTGACGAGCAAACCAACTATTTTAAACGTATTAATGCTATGAATTTAAAAAATCCCCAAATTGTAGGTTTTGGAATTTCAGATCATGAAACGTTCTCTCAAGCCACGCAATATGGAAAAGGCGCCATAATAGGTAGTGCTTTTATAAAGCATTTGACAGAAAATGGAATAGGTGATTTAGGTGGCTTTGTGTCTGCAATCCGAAAGAATCCTTAAAACTTTTAACCTTTAGCCTTCTAATTTTATGATAGTTTTAATACAGTTTTATAAGATTTTTCTTATATTACTAATGAACGTAAAAAAATAAGAAATCATGGGAATAATAAAAGATAAGAAAAAATT
Protein-coding sequences here:
- a CDS encoding tetratricopeptide repeat protein: MMLLKKQLIIVFLVVSALGMAQKSAVYTSDLQDYQKALTLYNNKQYKAAQSLFDDIKDETNDVTIKSDCAYYIANCAVRLNQNNADDLVTEFVEDYPTSTKRNTAFLDVANYYFENGKYAYARKWYERVDERSIARSEKERFNFNYGYALYSTKDEKKATKYLNRVINSKEYGSQAKYYIGFLAYQGDDYDKANAYFDQVSDNEKYKEKLSYYQADLNFKLGKFEKAIELAEEQLPNVRGVEESELSKIIGESYFNLEKYAEAIPYLKAYQGKNRKWNNTDYYQLGYAYYKQNDFESAISEFNKIIDGKNSVAQNAYYHLGESYINLDKKQEALNAFRNASQMDFDLKIQEDAWLNYAKISYEIGNPYQSVPQVLTSYLNQYPDSGFKGEVETLLIDSYITSKNYKEALELLKGKNSFEHKAAYQKVAFFRAVELYNENKYNEALDLFNGSLKEPRDPKFVAKATFWKAETDYNLTNYNEALIGFKQFSGMDEASSLPEIENLNYNLAYTYFKLKDYTNATNYFEKFIQNKSNDKLRQNDAYLRLADGYFVSSNYNDAIDAYNKAIQINEIETDYAAFQKAMSQGYLGKGSNKISELKSFINDYPKSALRDDAMYELANSYVKSGDSDKAMQMYDRLNSEYRTSAFTSKALLRQGLVYYNGNDNERALSKFKKVATDFPGSGEAVQAVSTVRLIYIDLGRVDEYANWVRTLDYVEVTDVDLDNATYLAAEKPYLDNETDKAIRQFNKYLNEFPKGLHNQKAHFYLAELYYKKGLLDNAQPHYKAVVDASKSEYTEQATVKLCEIYLKKSDWEKAIPVLKRLELEADYPQNVIYAQSNLMNAYYQTEDYSKAESYAEKVLGNSKLDNKVKSDAKLIIARSAIKTGNETKAKTAYAEVEKLATGSVAAEALYYNGYFKNKAGDYEASNTTIQKLAKDYGSYKLFSAKGLVVMAKNFYALGDAFQATYILESVISNFPEFDAVVQEAKTELNKIKAEEAKTNSSIETED
- the trpA gene encoding tryptophan synthase subunit alpha: MNRINQKLQEDKKLLSIYFTAGYPNINDTTTIIKGLEKNGVDMIEIGLPFSDPLADGPTIQESSTQALKNGMTSDLLFEQLKDIRESVSIPLIIMGYFNPMLQYGVEAFCKKCEEVGIDGLIIPDLPVDVYNDDYKAIFEKHGLINVFLITPQTSDERIGYIDSVSNGFIYMVSSASVTGGSSGFGDEQTNYFKRINAMNLKNPQIVGFGISDHETFSQATQYGKGAIIGSAFIKHLTENGIGDLGGFVSAIRKNP